TGTAAGAGGAATCTACTCAATGgagaaaataacacacacattaagattACAGAACACACAATTTAATGAAAGGTGAACaatttggagagaaaaaatggaagaaagctGGGATTGAACATTGATAAACCTGTTGGTCTTCTATCCTGTCTAGACTATCTGAATTACACCCATGTAAACAGTATGGATGGGATGATTACTCATGTAATGGTTGACAAGGTGGAATGTAacccatttatttttattattattattattattatttttttttttttttttcctagaggggtggggggtttaTTACGGGGAAAAGGGGAAGAGACATGTTGGTGTATAATTGTACTCATGCAtattattttcaataaaaatataagttgcaaaaaaagaaacagagtaTTGCTTCTTTAACCATTTGCAAAGCCTGTTCGACTCAAAGTTGATGCACCTCTAGGGTTTCTGTGCAGCTTCTGACCGCATCTCTTCAGAAGCACAGGAGCAGTTTCTCTTTGAAGCGAGCAACCATTCTGCACCTTTCATTCCTTGAGCCTCCTATATGAAAAGCTTCAGTAAAAACATCAGATTTACTAAAATATCCGCCAGGTTCAGTGTTGTGTTGGGGTGACTTTGTGTAAACGATTTGTAACCTTTCATCCAGGCAAGCAAAGAGCATCATGGTCCTTCGAGCTCCTctgatgtctgtctctgtgtcctcTTTTATGCCCAGAGATCTTTATATGTGACAGTAGATGATGATATTTATCCAAACTGAATAACAGAAACAATTGTCTTATTGTTTTAGGAAGAATAAGACAATTAAATTAGAATATTTTAGCAGTTGCAGACTTTGAACTCATCTGTTCAACTGCTCGCAATATCGTCAATATACAGCAAAAAGAAGGTGAAGGCTGGCATCGTCTCTGTTTCAGAGTTTACTAAAAGAGGAGCAACAGaggagatgaatggatggagggaacaCATCCAGAGAGGAAGGTCGAGCGTGTAGAGATAAGATAGCAGCcacagaagacagagagagtcagacagggagaaagagagactggcagagagacagagaaagaggagaggggagacagagagcagacgagtgtgtgtgtgtggacaataGGGATGATTGACTGTGGCGAACCAGGCAGCtctgcagacaggagagacacgcTGAGGCAGCAGGTGGGtaacactcttcttctctcctctgttctgtgCCATTCCAAACAATTCATCAACAAGTCATCTAAAGGTAAGTTTCATTTACTATTGATAACCACGCTCATGTTCATTTACTTTTTGATAACATGCTTTACACATTTGTATCTGGTAGTAAATCAGTGAAAGCTGAAATATAGACTGACTATACAAAATAAGGAACACTTTAtctttccatgaaatagactAACGAGGTGAATCCCTAGGAAAGCTATGATCTCTTAATGATTTTGTCTATTAAATCCACTTTAGTCATGAATGGGAGgtgtatgagagggagaggagacaagttAAAGAGGGATTTTGAAGCCTTGACAATTGAGGCTATTGAAAAATGGATAGTGCAAAAGGAGCACTAACCCAATTTTAGCAGGGCATTTCTAATTTTCTGTACTTTCTGTGTAAGCCCTAATGATTATTAGCATCTTGATCACGCCGTAGTTGTTGAGGAATGAAACCCTTTGTTTGAAACATAAAGTAATAAGAAGTCAACAAGATTCAGAGTAACAGAGGCTTGTTGTGTGGGAAAAGATACAGTAGCCGGCATCACTCGTCCGTCTGAAGCATTTGCATGGCAAATGACATGATGGGTTTGACATGACAAGTTTCTTTCATCATTGGTCACATTCCGCCTGTCCTGAACGGAGCTCCTGAAATCCTTTTAATCAGGCAGAGCCCTTGTCATGTATTCACACTCCCCGGGGAAATTGCTGCTTGTTAGCTGTCACCTGCCTGTTCTCTCTGCTGGTACGCTGACTGTTGATAAGGCAAGAGGGGAGAGAAcgcaagtggaaaaaaatacaaattaaatgtattaaaagtATTGCTGTACAGTACTGGCATGGACATAAGGGGAGCAGTGGAGGTAATTAATTTTCACTGAAGCACCAAGCAGCCTTCTCCGCCCATCAGGGGGTCTGTGACTTTAAATTGCACATTTTAAGTATAAATTAGTGTGAAagtctaaaataaaaaatgtatttatttatttatttactcccTTATTTTATTTGGGCTGAATTGCTTGAGGAGTGAAAACTTTCTCTTATGAAAATGACTCTCTTGGGGCGTTGAAGAGTATAGGTTGAACTTTCTGTTAGAataataaagcccactgtggtTCATTTTGGGATGGTAATGGGATGAGTTCATTTTCTAGTCACTGTCTACTATTGGGAAAACACAGTTTAATATCACTATGGAATTCAATAGAGATATCAGACcggaaaaactcaataaaaagtGCAGCATCTTAAGTTTCACATAAAGCATCAAGAGGGtgataaataatttattttttctttgaaaccccAGGAACTAGACTCAAATACCAACTCTAAGGAACATGTGTATAGAATCAGAAGCAAAGTCCACCAAAGAAAACACTCTTGTATCAATAGTACTATAAACTTATTTCAGACTAAAAATTTGCTTTTGTGGcaggacttttttttctctagaTTTGCATTAATGACTTTTTTAATTTACTTTCTTATCAATGTTAGTAGTTTAAAATCCTTCTCAGAAGTCATCAGAAGTTAGTTACATTAGTTATAAAAGCAGTGTGTTGAAAAATCTCTTCCCAGGAAAGCATGCCCCTGGAATCCCTGGGCTTTGTTAGAGAAAAGTGTCCTTTTTATGATTTTCACCCCGTCTCTAAGAGAGTCTGTGCACGTCACTGCTGTGCCCCTGTGGACGGGCTGAGATTCAAATCATTCTGGAGAGTGAGACTTCATTAACCTCTTGCAGACGTTTGGACATTGagtagagaggcagaggcaagGCTGTTGTTGGCAGATTCCCTCAAACTGATAATTCTCATAATTCTCCACTAGTTTGGTTTCAATATCTTGCCCACAAAGCATCAGCGAGGGAAATGTGATGTACCCAACTCAAGAAAAGGATATTTATTGTGAGGTGTTTTTGTATCCCATATTTTATacccatctctatctctctctctcacacacacacacacacacacacacacacacacatatacaccacTAACTGACAAAAACTCATTGCATCATGACAGTTCAGCCAAAGCAAAAACACTGGCTGAAACCAAGTAATGAGTTAAGGAAACTGTCAAAGAGAGCAGCTGTGGAGCTGTTATGGTGAGGTTCCAGAAAGGGTAAAAGATAAATGAGCAAGGTGTGTTTGTGGCAGGTCGAAGATGTTAAACAGGTGCAAGAAATGTGCTGAAAAGGAGAACAATTTTCATGCAACGGGCATACACAATATCTGGTCAGAGGATATGTTGTGCAAACAAACCACATGAAAGCAGcatgaaacaaaaattacacaaGTTTCCTTCATTGCCACACTACAGGGCTGGTAGAAGTTGTTGAACAATTTGTTAAAAATCTTCCAGTGGGAcggtcctggtggctcagctggcCAAGGCGCCTACCATTTAACCGCAACATCTTAGGttttgaatctggcctgggacctttgtcgcatgtcaccccccagtctctctccaaatttctctactgtgactgtctaataaaggcagaAATGCCAACAAAATCCTCTGATCCTTAAAACATCCTCCGAACAAGAGATACAGAAATGATCCCATTGTTGGATGCTCAGCTTTCACGGGTCATTCCCATGATTATTCATATTTCTGAGAGTTTGCTTGTGTGAGAGTGCATGCAGGCATTCAATCCAAGCAATCACATATGTGCCCGTGCTTGAATGATGGGTAAGGGAAAACAGTGGGTAGAGtttcagaaaaagaaagaggctctggctctggctcctCTTCATTACTGCCTGTGCAACAGCAGCTCTCCTAATTATGGTCCAAATCCTCGAGAGCCATTGGCAGACCAAACGTACTTATAATAATCAATCATCGCGCTTCCCAGTGAAGCATGTGTCAAAGCATTCATTAGTGCATGATAGCGCATTtaagatttctctgttgtacCGCAGTGTATGAATTACTTAAGATGCCTAGAAATTAGCAGAGCAGAATGAGGTAAAGATATTAGTTAGAAATTATGGCTCAATAGCTTTGAATCAATGCACAAAGACTTTAACAATTCAACCAGGCTCTGCACAGGTGCTGATCGTGAGAAATATTTATTGAAAGTAGTTTTAACTTTGCCTGTAATTCTCCGTAGATGACACTGAAGCTGAGGACACCTTCTCTGCTGCATCATggcttctccctcctctgcacCTTCCATCCTCCACCACGAGTCAGAGATCAACTCCTCTGAATACCCAAATCCCCTGTTGCTAAATAGCAGCACCTCGCTACCCATCAGATCTTCAGGCTTAGGAATGTCCTGCTTCACCATGACCTTTGGCGCCATCTCCAACATCACTGCTCTGGGCATCCTGGCCAAATCCCGCGTCCGATTTCGCCGCCAAGCCAAAGCGCCGTTTCTGCTGTTGGCAGGGGCattgctattggctgatctcgGAGGTCACGTGATCCCCGGTGCCTTTGCCATGTATGTGCACATGGATCATAGTCAGAGGTACAAAGTGGCAATGCATGCCATAGAGCCTGCCAAGACTTTCTGCCAGATCTTTGGGGCAAGCATGGTGTTCTTTGGCTTGTGCCCTTTGCTGCTGGGCTGTGCCATGGCAGTGGAGCGCTGTGTGGGCATCACCCAGCCGCTGCTCCACGCCGCCACCATCACAGTGACTCTCGTCCGCCGAGTTGTGctgcttctgtcctctctcGCCCTCCTGCTAGCAGCGCTGCCTCTATTCGCTGTCGGCACTTACGCTCCCCAGTTTCCCGGCACCTGGTGTTTCTTGCCCCTCCACGGCCCGCGATCTACAGCGGACACCAACCTGGCCCTGGCCTTCTCATGTCTGGGCCTCACAGCGCTCACACTCTCCCTGCTCTGTAACATCATAAGTGGCCTGGCATTGCTGCAGGCCAGGGTGAGCTCCCAGAATGTTAAGCCAAAGTCAGCGGCTCGGTGTCACCGTCATGCATCGTCCTCATCCTcatcgtcttcctcctctttctgctcaCTGGATGTGGAGATGATGGCACAGTTGGCTGTGATCACTGTGGTTTCCTGTGTGTGCTGGAGTCCCATTCTTGTGAGTACTGTCACTTAACACCAGCTGTTTAAAGGTTTTTTCCACCCTTAGTAGCCACTTGATGTATATTTACAGTCCCTAATAGTTTCTGAATATTGTAAATGATACAGTACTACATTCATAAGTGATTATGTGTCTCTCTTATATTAACAGATCCACATTCTTGTGTCAGTGATGCAGTTTTACCAAAGCTCCAGTGCCTCAGTCCCTCAACCAGAGGGGTTAACTCTACTGGGTTTACGTATGGCCTCCTGGAATCAGATCCTGGACCCCTGGGTTTACATCTTACTAAGGAGAGCAGTGCTGTACAGAGTTTGCTGTGCCCTCCACACAGAGGGATCCACTACGGCAGCAGGCAGCTCCTGTGCAGACTCACGCAGGCAGATCCCCAGTCTGCATTGACACTCTTGAGCATTTGTCTTATGGATTACAAAAGATTAATATTTCCCTCTTACTTGTGTATAAGACTATAACACCTTTCTTAATTATTTCCAACAAGGGTAAGTGAGGGTCATGCTGTGCCAGCCAAAAGTCTGTAAGACTGCAGTATGAACAGAGCATAAAAAGGGGTTTAACCCATCTcacaacatttattttgtagtaTCTACCGGTGTCCTGTAGCCTACTATCGATTCGACACAACGGGCACCTGAAAATTCTGGTGGTTGAAATAAACTGAAGCAATTGGACGGGGTGAATATTGTCCAATCAGATTTGAGAAAGGCATGACGAGCGTCCAGTTCATCAAATGGCTGAGCTCGCTGAGGAGACTCACACCCAATGGGGGCGGTGCTCCGGTTGCAATGACACCATTCAATATGGAGTACAGAAAATAGCCTGATTCACTCTACATTTTCCAATTCTCATTCAGATTTCGAACAAATCTTCCAGTCGTTCAGAAATTATCACCGCTCTCCCTTGAACGCCGGGCTCCGGGACTCGCTCACGTATGTTTGACACGTTCTCAAATGTCGTTTGGATGTGAAGCGTTTACTACTATAACAACCGCGTTGACAAGCAGTGAGCTATGAAACTATTGTAACACTTCGAAACTGATAGTTTACTGTTAAAACGCTACATTGTTTCCATCCAACGCTCTCGACATCCGGAGGTGGATTTGAATACAGCGACTACACTTTCCGTTTAATTAACTACAACTTTTGCAGACAGGGTTAGTGGGTGAAAGGTGACATCGCTCCAGTTCGCTGCTGATTGGTAGGTAAGTTGTTGTCTACATTGCATGCATTTAGATTTTGCGCAGTAGCGATGCTGTGCATACATACACTAAccaagcactttattaggaacaccttactaatactgagtaggtatcagctttcagctcaatgtCAACCGGCTACTAAGTGCcatccgcctcaaggttcgctgtgttgcattctgagatgcttttctgctcaccacagttgtaaagaggttatctgagttagcCTTTctaaccagtctggccattctcctctgacctctctcatcaacaaggcgtttccgtccgcagaactgcagctcactggatgtttttttgtttttcgtaccgttctgtgtaaactctagagactgttgtgcgtgaaaatcccaggagatcagcagtttcagaaacactcaaaccagcccgtctgtcaccaacaaccatgccacggtcaaagtcactgagatcacattttttccccattctgctgcttgatgtgaacattaactgaagctgctgacctgtatctgcatgatcttaggcattgcactgctgccacgtgattggctgaatggataattgcatgaataagcaggtgtacaggtgttcctaataaagtgctcggtgagtgtaatTTGACCTGTTGTGACATCCATTCGTGTATGTTGCCCGGATGTGAGCTGGTAGACTCTGTTCCACATTGCCTGCATGTTGATATGTGTTTATTGACAACTTTAGCGGTTTTCCGGGTGTTTGATATCATTCTTTTAGATATTATATAAGCTAAGTTACTTGTCTATACAGTATACCATTCAACCTCCTGAGTTAAACCCATGTTTGTCTCAACTTATGTCCATCCCGTCCAAAAAACCCATCTTTCCCCATTTCCTCCATGACAAGAATGCACAATGTGGCgagtgtctcagtctctctgggTTCCCTGGGTCTGCTCCGTCTCTTCGGGGTCTCCTGGCCCTGGAGTCTGGCAGCAGGCCTTGGGGTCTACCTGGGCACAAGCAGCTGGAAATACTTCTACATCGCAGCGCGCACTGCGAAGAGAGACCTCAAGTAAGTTAAATGTGACCAAATAAAGTTCTGATCATATTTATGGCTCTACAGCTTTACTGACCTAACCTCTCCCTGTTTTTCCTCTTGTAACCCTCTCTAGTGGCCTGTATGTGCTCTTGAGAGTGAAGCTGGCTTTGTGGCGTTACATGCGTCGTGGGAGCAACATTCCTTCCATCTTTGCCCAGACAGTAAAACTCCACCCAGACAAACCGGCTCTGATCTATGAGGCCACAGGGGAAACATGGACCTTCACCCAGCTGGACCAGCTGTCTAACTCTGTGGCCCAGTGGGCGCGGGGTCAGGGGTGGGTCTCCGGGGACGTGGTGGCCCTCTTCATGGAGAGCAGGCCGTTACAGGTGGCCCTTTGGCTGGGGTTCGCCAAGGTGGGGGTGGAAGCTGCACTCATTAACTTCAACCTCCGCCGTGATTCCCTCCTACATTGTATTGGAGTGTCAGCATCGCGGGGCATTGTGTTTGGAGCTGAGCTTGCTGATGGTAAGACTATGACAAACGTGGTGGGACAGGCTGCTTGGGGAGTTAATATCATGCCTATTATTCAGTAGTTGATTTTATAAAATGCAGATGATGATCATTGTAAGCAAAAGCAATCATGTTGTTAGAggatcatttttcattttgaaaaaaaaaattaactgtgATCCTGTTCTGATCAACTGCTATATTCGCTACTTAAGTGTTGCTATGTGACAAACagaatatacatacatacacagatgcTTAACTCAGGACATTTATAACTTGATATCTATTTCacaattcatattcatttaTCTAGCAGTCATTACGACTGCTAAACATTCTGCCTAGGCTCTTCCATTTGGTTGGTTagtgacatttttgtatttcattaaCATTCTGTCTGTGACATCACTCTCTCTGGTCAACATTGTGtcctgtgatgtcacactgttggcattctgtctgtctgtgtaacgTTTCATTGTTTGTGACGTGTTCAGCACTATGACATCACGCTGTTGGAGATCAACATTCAGCCTGTTTGTGACATCATATCTCTGAGGTCAACATTCCATCTgtgccctctctctgtctctagaGTTAGTTATTATGCTCATTATGCTTGCTTGTGACATCAATCAacattctgtttgtttctctatGACATTACACTTTTCTCTTCGTGGTTTCTGTGAGGTCACACTTGCTTGTCTGTGACTTCACTGTatgaatgttttcatttgttttgtaggCAATATTGCTTCATAAAGTCAATGACATCATAATCGGTGTCTCGCTTTTTACAAAAAGGTTAATTAAACAAAatctgtttatgtttgttttttacgtATTTATTCCACCATCACTAATAGTTGTGTTTATATGTTATGCAAACTGTAGCACTTGAACTGGCTTGACTGATGTCTTCTCTCccttactgtctctctctccttttactggttgtcagccatgttggaggtgaGTTCCTCCCTGGGCCAGTCCATGGTACGGTTCTGTACAGGGGAGCTCAGTGCAGAACATCTGGCCTGTCTGGCTGCCCAACCTTTGGACCCCATCTTAGCCTCTGCATCtacactcccccctcccccctgcctTCTCCCCAAAGGCTTCAATGGTGAGTGCCCCATCTCCCACTGAGCTGAACTCTGACTCTCTTCAGGACTTCATCTGTAAACATGTTAAGGGGGAGTCCGCTTTTAAACAACTCTTACACAACTGTGTCCTTATACTATGTTTGACTGATCACCCTTTTTGCTTGTTCCATTGGATTGCTGTTTTTTAAATTCCCAAAGTG
This window of the Centroberyx gerrardi isolate f3 unplaced genomic scaffold, fCenGer3.hap1.cur.20231027 Scaffold_109, whole genome shotgun sequence genome carries:
- the LOC144538317 gene encoding prostaglandin E2 receptor EP1 subtype-like, whose product is MASPSSAPSILHHESEINSSEYPNPLLLNSSTSLPIRSSGLGMSCFTMTFGAISNITALGILAKSRVRFRRQAKAPFLLLAGALLLADLGGHVIPGAFAMYVHMDHSQRYKVAMHAIEPAKTFCQIFGASMVFFGLCPLLLGCAMAVERCVGITQPLLHAATITVTLVRRVVLLLSSLALLLAALPLFAVGTYAPQFPGTWCFLPLHGPRSTADTNLALAFSCLGLTALTLSLLCNIISGLALLQARVSSQNVKPKSAARCHRHASSSSSSSSSSFCSLDVEMMAQLAVITVVSCVCWSPILIHILVSVMQFYQSSSASVPQPEGLTLLGLRMASWNQILDPWVYILLRRAVLYRVCCALHTEGSTTAAGSSCADSRRQIPSLH